A window of the Parabacteroides merdae ATCC 43184 genome harbors these coding sequences:
- a CDS encoding DUF6383 domain-containing protein, with translation MNKKISTLLTAGLLMVGALLGSANAAPTAEAAKGDLQNGAKFYLGNTNGFIKVDQTYKVNGTAVSTYNATGDLAIENATLFEIADYAYNAIGDFSTFTLKADGKPFYVTKANGNALSGNVTDVATVTNIFTVEGKGLDFTKLKVLNLAGQFEVNSTAVTTYDVSAAGTAATAWVAKTDLTVDDLNANLSGQGFKFAFPNAVSDPDVNPFADQMIAVDASTVDAALTVSVISTPATSGMYFVKADAAGKKLLVTGFTKAQVEAATFIVLNPEKNFGITGLDAATGEGYDFTTVKGNKLADNNVKKDGKVASVNGVFAVSEDDPQNAEGEYTITLASAKVEGNDNTAASNLFVGAYSLTTGGIKTYITTVGFGNADKLSLAMTTSNTWAAAADVLKADDAAIYNISFLGTKPANTTAAAASLYGKYLIPTYGAAAFGAAVAAPEDVDVNAPLAQWVVSAVSGRNFEFKNRETNVTFTVSMYKTDKAGEYAISTAALSTGTAVTGIVAGSVDLTDISNWKYQIVKLTPTTESEGFLALTDAQLSQQTELVFNGTGSVTVEKLYMAYKGTSPYFVPINNPAYSVQWMFEKAESVKNKMKYAYLDGTDVKQKDSVVNVATSYLLYNLKNDNSKQYFGGVTSDYKAATAKDDAKRVFFKKNVDGTYAMIELGKTDITAGNDEVNYSGLIKYDANKWSVNTTTAVFDAASATLDELNAPYSAVTVDFNALSESLEAVARHATFNSEEGAVAVKQNKNGILEGIIGEGMTFWLDTADIDKDFHSFYISKGNGEEEARDFLYFATDSMLHWDANKADYVYNVNYALEGSYTEVDGSDGDLKAIFRPATLAGLDTISTTVNGETVLVAEEEEEDVCLGGVDNFKFYIMKASESSYVIRPISAPNYYLYNLNGKLGFTNQVEKALVVTLGEGDATANEDVEVATVKVVSGEGNVTIAGAAGKKVVISNILGQVVANTVVSSDNATIAAPQGIVVVAVEGEEAVKAIVK, from the coding sequence ATGAACAAGAAGATTTCTACTCTTTTGACAGCGGGCTTACTGATGGTAGGTGCGTTGCTTGGTTCTGCAAACGCTGCTCCTACAGCGGAAGCCGCAAAAGGTGATCTGCAGAATGGTGCAAAGTTCTACTTAGGTAACACAAATGGTTTCATCAAAGTAGATCAAACTTACAAAGTAAATGGAACGGCTGTTTCCACTTATAATGCTACAGGTGATCTTGCTATCGAAAATGCTACTTTGTTTGAAATTGCTGATTATGCTTACAATGCAATTGGTGACTTTTCTACGTTTACATTGAAAGCTGATGGAAAACCGTTTTATGTGACGAAAGCAAATGGTAATGCGTTAAGTGGTAATGTGACAGATGTTGCAACTGTTACAAACATCTTTACTGTAGAAGGTAAAGGATTGGATTTTACAAAACTGAAAGTTTTGAATTTGGCTGGTCAATTTGAAGTTAATTCAACTGCCGTTACGACATATGATGTAAGTGCTGCGGGAACAGCAGCTACAGCATGGGTTGCTAAAACAGACCTCACTGTCGATGATTTGAACGCCAACCTTTCCGGTCAAGGCTTCAAGTTTGCATTCCCAAATGCAGTTTCTGATCCGGATGTCAATCCGTTTGCAGATCAGATGATTGCTGTAGATGCATCTACTGTAGATGCTGCATTGACTGTAAGTGTAATTTCTACTCCTGCAACATCTGGTATGTATTTTGTTAAAGCTGACGCTGCCGGTAAGAAACTGTTGGTAACAGGCTTTACAAAAGCACAGGTTGAAGCTGCCACATTTATCGTATTGAATCCGGAAAAGAACTTTGGTATCACAGGCTTGGATGCTGCAACTGGTGAAGGCTACGACTTTACAACTGTAAAAGGTAACAAGTTGGCCGATAACAACGTTAAGAAAGATGGTAAAGTTGCAAGCGTGAACGGTGTTTTTGCTGTTTCAGAAGACGATCCTCAGAATGCAGAAGGTGAATATACGATTACATTGGCTTCTGCTAAAGTTGAAGGTAATGACAACACGGCTGCTTCAAACTTGTTTGTAGGTGCTTACTCTTTGACTACAGGTGGTATCAAGACTTATATCACGACTGTTGGTTTCGGTAACGCCGACAAACTGTCTTTGGCTATGACAACAAGCAACACTTGGGCTGCTGCTGCTGACGTATTGAAAGCAGACGATGCTGCTATCTACAACATCTCTTTCTTGGGAACTAAGCCGGCTAACACTACTGCTGCTGCTGCTTCTTTGTATGGCAAATATTTGATCCCGACTTATGGTGCTGCTGCATTCGGCGCAGCCGTAGCAGCTCCGGAAGATGTAGATGTAAATGCTCCGTTGGCTCAGTGGGTTGTTTCTGCTGTTAGTGGACGTAACTTCGAATTCAAAAACCGTGAAACAAACGTGACTTTCACTGTCAGCATGTATAAGACTGACAAGGCTGGCGAATATGCAATCAGTACTGCTGCATTGAGCACAGGTACTGCTGTTACAGGTATTGTTGCAGGTTCTGTGGACTTGACCGATATTAGTAACTGGAAATATCAGATTGTCAAACTGACTCCGACAACTGAAAGCGAAGGTTTCTTGGCATTGACAGATGCACAGTTGAGCCAGCAGACTGAATTGGTATTCAACGGTACTGGTTCGGTAACGGTTGAAAAGCTGTACATGGCTTACAAAGGTACTAGTCCTTACTTTGTTCCTATCAACAATCCGGCTTATAGCGTTCAGTGGATGTTTGAAAAGGCTGAAAGCGTAAAAAATAAGATGAAATATGCTTATCTGGACGGAACAGATGTAAAACAGAAAGACTCTGTTGTAAACGTTGCGACTTCTTATTTGCTGTACAATTTGAAGAACGATAATTCTAAGCAGTATTTTGGTGGTGTTACTAGTGATTATAAAGCTGCAACTGCTAAAGACGATGCCAAACGTGTATTCTTCAAGAAAAATGTAGATGGAACGTATGCTATGATTGAGTTGGGCAAAACTGATATTACAGCTGGAAATGATGAAGTAAATTACAGTGGTCTGATTAAGTATGATGCTAACAAATGGTCTGTAAATACAACAACTGCTGTTTTTGACGCTGCTTCTGCAACTTTGGATGAACTGAATGCTCCTTATTCAGCTGTAACGGTTGACTTTAACGCTCTTTCTGAATCATTGGAAGCTGTAGCACGTCACGCTACATTCAATAGCGAAGAAGGTGCTGTTGCTGTGAAACAGAACAAGAACGGTATCTTGGAAGGTATTATCGGCGAAGGTATGACATTCTGGTTGGATACAGCTGATATCGACAAGGATTTCCATTCTTTCTATATCTCTAAAGGTAATGGTGAAGAAGAAGCAAGAGACTTCTTGTATTTCGCAACGGATTCTATGCTTCATTGGGATGCTAACAAGGCTGATTATGTATATAATGTAAACTATGCTTTGGAAGGTTCTTATACAGAAGTAGATGGAAGTGATGGCGATTTGAAAGCTATTTTCCGTCCGGCAACATTGGCTGGTCTTGACACAATCTCTACGACTGTAAACGGCGAGACTGTTTTGGTTGCAGAAGAGGAAGAAGAAGATGTATGCTTGGGTGGTGTTGATAACTTCAAGTTCTACATTATGAAAGCTTCTGAAAGCAGCTATGTAATCAGACCGATTTCTGCTCCGAATTATTATTTGTACAACCTGAACGGTAAGTTAGGCTTTACAAATCAGGTGGAAAAAGCTCTGGTTGTTACATTGGGCGAAGGCGATGCAACAGCTAACGAGGACGTGGAAGTTGCAACAGTTAAAGTTGTATCTGGCGAAGGCAACGTAACAATTGCCGGTGCTGCCGGCAAGAAAGTTGTCATCAGCAACATCTTGGGCCAGGTAGTGGCTAACACGGTTGTTTCTTCTGACAACGCTACAATCGCTGCTCCGCAGGGTATCGTAGTTGTAGCTGTTGAAGGTGAAGAAGCTGTAAAGGCTATCGTTAAATAA
- a CDS encoding DUF3987 domain-containing protein: MVIQKEVEGTCFDSAFQTGSASLMTLNQYIGKVKSGEYARPIAYLRGLIKAGKKDEADAYKKKLPLYVAGGVMEGGRKLEHMVRYSACMVIDIDDSPIPVLELLRRAAELSYVKAGHVSPSGTGVKLFIMVDSDLKNHNLAFGVVKHRVEVDLPGVKVDVSGKDPNRGCFAGHDPNAFYKEESEAIEIPVADPEPQAASGHSSGSVCSGTRLSNYIDKYEQSNTFVAGNRHSYLVKLSSVLNNAGFSLYDAVSECVRRYGSADFPAAEVETTVNDIYRRYSASHGSCAFHPDGTSSVPKSAKSAKSATPFPKMAQKDAEYGECDDIELDNTLLPCFDENIYDHLPPLLTDILKCAYSRTDRDILLISSLTLLSSVSPGVKGSLGEHDYTPAFYSIITGGSGSGKGRIAALQRMLEPWQQYIYDNSRHQVEEYEELQEAYDNYKMHKRQKQTSKQPLGPAPSKPKVVKQRNLALTGNVTQARLVELLEANYPYTSCMVDTEMETVLSMFSQDFGKYNDVLNKSYHHEPVGSSTKSSGSFMVKRPNLALLLSGTPAMLPRLIPSTENGLFSRILMYRIPGSGTYRPLTSADDSPAASEYFESWGQRVLDIGVFLDNSPTWVKFSDAQRKRLDRFFEREYYNVRSFGNEDMESTVLRYRLAIFRIGMQLTALRKGESGCSERVWTISDDDFATAFHLGKVCLQHAYVVATSLQSASSEVHFRFPHHLRNLFVSLLDSFKRIDVVKEANVREISESTVDKFLRKLQKNDLIISEGNGYYRKTERGKQVVEI; this comes from the coding sequence ATGGTAATACAAAAAGAAGTCGAAGGTACTTGCTTCGACTCTGCGTTCCAGACAGGGAGCGCCAGTTTGATGACCTTGAATCAGTACATCGGTAAGGTGAAGAGTGGTGAGTATGCGAGACCGATCGCCTATCTGCGTGGGCTTATCAAAGCCGGCAAGAAGGATGAAGCTGATGCTTACAAGAAAAAACTGCCCCTCTATGTCGCCGGCGGCGTGATGGAAGGAGGTCGTAAGTTGGAACACATGGTGCGCTATAGTGCTTGCATGGTGATCGATATAGACGATTCGCCTATACCCGTCCTTGAATTGCTCCGCCGGGCGGCTGAGCTCTCGTATGTGAAAGCCGGTCATGTCAGCCCTTCCGGGACCGGCGTCAAGCTCTTCATAATGGTTGACAGTGATTTGAAAAATCATAACTTGGCCTTTGGAGTCGTCAAACACCGTGTCGAAGTGGATCTTCCGGGCGTGAAGGTGGACGTCAGTGGAAAAGATCCGAACCGTGGCTGTTTCGCCGGCCATGATCCGAACGCTTTTTATAAGGAAGAATCTGAAGCGATCGAAATCCCCGTTGCTGACCCGGAGCCTCAGGCCGCTTCCGGACATTCCTCTGGAAGCGTGTGCTCCGGCACGCGGCTTTCGAACTACATTGACAAGTATGAACAAAGCAATACTTTTGTTGCCGGTAACCGTCATTCCTATCTTGTGAAGCTGTCCTCTGTCTTGAACAATGCCGGCTTTTCTCTCTACGACGCTGTCAGTGAGTGTGTCCGCCGCTACGGTTCGGCCGACTTTCCGGCTGCCGAGGTCGAGACAACAGTAAACGACATCTACCGACGCTACAGTGCCTCGCATGGGAGCTGTGCGTTCCATCCGGACGGGACCAGTTCCGTCCCGAAGTCTGCCAAATCTGCCAAGTCTGCCACCCCCTTTCCCAAAATGGCACAAAAGGATGCAGAATACGGCGAATGTGATGATATAGAGCTGGATAACACCCTTCTTCCTTGCTTTGACGAGAATATCTACGATCACTTGCCACCTCTTCTCACGGACATATTGAAATGTGCGTACAGTCGTACGGATCGCGACATTTTGCTGATTTCTTCGCTGACGCTTCTGAGCAGCGTGTCTCCTGGTGTCAAAGGTTCGTTGGGCGAACACGATTACACACCTGCCTTTTATTCGATCATAACCGGCGGTTCTGGAAGTGGGAAAGGGCGTATCGCTGCCCTGCAACGGATGCTCGAACCCTGGCAACAGTATATTTATGACAATTCTCGTCACCAGGTTGAAGAATATGAAGAGTTGCAGGAAGCATACGATAACTACAAGATGCATAAACGTCAGAAACAGACCTCCAAACAGCCGCTCGGTCCGGCTCCGTCAAAGCCGAAGGTGGTGAAACAGAGAAACCTTGCGCTGACGGGTAACGTCACGCAGGCCCGGCTCGTGGAACTGCTCGAAGCCAACTATCCTTACACATCCTGCATGGTCGATACAGAGATGGAGACGGTCTTGAGCATGTTCTCGCAGGATTTTGGCAAATATAACGATGTGCTGAACAAGTCGTATCATCATGAACCTGTAGGCAGCTCGACGAAAAGCAGCGGATCGTTCATGGTCAAACGGCCCAACTTGGCACTACTGCTGAGCGGTACTCCTGCCATGCTTCCCCGCCTGATCCCTTCGACCGAAAACGGTCTCTTCAGCCGTATTCTGATGTACCGCATACCGGGAAGCGGGACCTATCGTCCGTTGACTTCGGCCGACGATAGCCCGGCAGCATCCGAATATTTTGAAAGTTGGGGGCAGCGTGTGCTCGATATCGGAGTTTTTCTCGACAACTCTCCGACCTGGGTCAAATTTAGTGATGCCCAACGTAAACGCCTCGATCGTTTTTTCGAGCGCGAGTACTACAATGTCCGTTCTTTCGGTAACGAAGACATGGAATCGACGGTCCTGCGCTATCGTCTGGCTATTTTTCGCATAGGAATGCAACTGACCGCGTTGCGCAAGGGCGAGAGTGGTTGCTCGGAGCGTGTCTGGACGATCAGCGACGATGATTTCGCCACCGCCTTCCATCTCGGCAAGGTTTGTCTGCAACATGCCTATGTCGTGGCTACATCGTTACAGAGTGCTTCGTCGGAAGTGCACTTCCGGTTTCCACACCATTTGCGCAACTTGTTTGTCTCCCTTCTTGATTCTTTCAAACGCATTGACGTGGTCAAGGAAGCGAATGTCCGTGAAATTTCAGAATCGACTGTCGATAAATTCCTTCGGAAACTGCAAAAAAATGACCTAATCATCTCAGAAGGAAATGGTTATTACCGGAAGACGGAACGGGGAAAGCAGGTCGTCGAAATTTAA
- the eno gene encoding phosphopyruvate hydratase, which yields MEIVKVVGREVLDSRGNPTVEVDVHLASGAFGRAAVPSGASTGENEAIELRDGDKKRYGGKGVLKAVDNVNNVIAPAILGMSALNQREVDHKLIELDGTKTKSNLGANAMLGVSLAVAKAAANYLDLPLYRYIGGTNAYVLPVPMMNIINGGSHSDAPIAFQEFMIRPVGACCFREGLRMGAEVFHALKKVLHDRGLSTAVGDEGGFAPALDGTEDALNSIMAAIKAAGYEPGKDVTIAMDCASSEFYHDGVYDYTKFEGAKGAKRTAEQQVAYLSELVAKYPIDSIEDGMDENDWAGWKLLTEALGSKCQLVGDDLFVTNVEFLKKGIEEGCANSILIKVNQIGTLSETLDAIEMAHRNGYTSVTSHRSGETEDATIADIAVATNSGQIKTGSLSRSDRMAKYNQLLRIEEELGDLAVYGYKTYKK from the coding sequence ATGGAAATTGTAAAAGTAGTAGGACGAGAAGTTCTTGATTCACGTGGTAACCCGACTGTTGAAGTAGATGTACATTTGGCTTCCGGCGCTTTTGGCCGTGCAGCTGTTCCCTCTGGTGCCTCTACCGGTGAAAACGAAGCAATCGAGCTTCGTGATGGCGACAAAAAACGCTATGGTGGCAAAGGCGTTCTGAAAGCTGTCGATAATGTAAATAATGTAATTGCTCCCGCTATCCTGGGCATGAGCGCCCTGAACCAGCGTGAGGTCGACCATAAACTGATTGAACTCGACGGTACGAAGACAAAGTCTAATTTAGGCGCCAACGCCATGTTAGGCGTTTCTCTGGCTGTTGCCAAGGCGGCAGCTAACTATTTGGACCTGCCTCTTTACCGTTATATCGGCGGGACGAATGCATATGTATTGCCTGTCCCGATGATGAATATTATCAATGGCGGTTCGCATTCTGATGCCCCGATCGCTTTCCAGGAATTTATGATCCGTCCGGTTGGAGCTTGCTGTTTCCGTGAAGGTTTGCGTATGGGGGCCGAAGTCTTCCATGCTTTGAAGAAGGTGTTGCACGATCGCGGCCTGAGTACGGCTGTCGGTGACGAAGGTGGTTTCGCTCCTGCTTTGGATGGAACGGAAGACGCTTTGAACTCCATCATGGCCGCTATTAAAGCTGCCGGATACGAGCCGGGTAAGGATGTGACGATCGCTATGGACTGTGCTTCTTCCGAATTCTATCATGATGGCGTATACGATTATACGAAATTTGAGGGAGCCAAAGGTGCTAAGCGTACTGCCGAGCAGCAGGTCGCTTATTTGTCCGAATTGGTTGCTAAATACCCGATCGACTCTATCGAGGACGGCATGGACGAAAACGACTGGGCCGGTTGGAAACTGTTGACTGAAGCGTTGGGAAGCAAATGCCAGTTGGTCGGTGACGACCTGTTCGTGACAAACGTAGAATTCCTGAAGAAAGGCATTGAGGAAGGCTGTGCCAATTCTATTCTGATCAAGGTGAACCAGATCGGTACGTTATCCGAAACACTGGATGCAATCGAAATGGCACACCGTAACGGTTATACTTCCGTCACTTCGCATCGTTCGGGTGAGACTGAAGATGCTACGATCGCCGATATCGCTGTTGCTACCAATAGCGGACAGATCAAAACCGGTTCTTTGAGCCGTTCGGACCGTATGGCGAAATACAACCAGTTGCTCCGTATTGAAGAAGAGTTGGGTGACTTGGCTGTTTATGGGTATAAGACTTACAAGAAGTAA
- a CDS encoding Rpn family recombination-promoting nuclease/putative transposase — MKSDMFIDPKSDYAFKRFFGTVSNKELTIGFLNSLLNKDIKDIIFHNVEMQGNNTDSRKAVFDLFCEGSDGELFIVEIQKKRQKYFSDRVLYYASFVIQMQADIESEKFRLAKEEERRRWNYHINKVYVVCFLDFRLDTRYTDKYRWDVVRMDRELKIPFSETLNEIYLELPKFNLNFEECDTFYKKFLYTMNNIDIMGQLSKETIQNDKLLRKLKSAIELQRMSAKERLAYELSIAAERDLAACMATSFEEGEEKGIAKGITEGMRKIILNMKQAGMDLATIAKTAGLPEKEVEALLK; from the coding sequence ATGAAATCAGACATGTTTATTGATCCGAAATCGGATTACGCGTTTAAAAGGTTTTTCGGCACTGTGTCGAACAAGGAGCTTACAATCGGCTTCCTGAACAGCCTGCTTAACAAGGATATCAAAGATATCATATTCCACAACGTGGAAATGCAAGGCAACAATACTGATAGCAGGAAAGCTGTATTCGATTTGTTTTGTGAAGGATCGGATGGAGAGCTTTTCATTGTCGAAATCCAGAAAAAGAGACAAAAGTACTTCTCCGACCGTGTACTTTACTACGCTTCGTTTGTTATACAAATGCAGGCTGATATAGAAAGCGAGAAGTTCCGGTTGGCAAAGGAGGAGGAGAGAAGACGGTGGAACTATCATATCAACAAAGTGTATGTAGTCTGCTTTTTGGACTTCCGGCTCGATACGCGCTACACAGACAAATATCGTTGGGATGTCGTGCGCATGGACCGTGAACTGAAAATTCCGTTCAGCGAAACACTGAATGAGATCTACTTGGAGCTTCCAAAGTTCAACTTGAACTTTGAGGAATGCGATACGTTTTACAAAAAATTTTTATACACGATGAACAACATAGACATTATGGGACAGTTATCAAAAGAAACAATACAAAACGACAAACTCCTGCGAAAACTCAAAAGCGCTATCGAACTACAACGCATGAGCGCTAAAGAACGCTTAGCATACGAACTAAGCATTGCAGCCGAACGCGACCTGGCTGCCTGCATGGCTACAAGTTTTGAGGAGGGGGAGGAAAAAGGAATAGCTAAAGGCATCACCGAAGGAATGCGCAAAATCATCTTGAACATGAAGCAAGCAGGCATGGATCTTGCCACCATCGCCAAAACTGCGGGACTGCCGGAAAAAGAGGTAGAGGCGCTATTGAAATGA
- a CDS encoding DUF4248 domain-containing protein — MNDKKIELISAKGAMGVTEFALLYFPESPPETAYKRMWVWIRTSRGLKEKLLAAGWVKFQKLYTPKQVACLVEHLGEP; from the coding sequence ATGAATGATAAAAAAATAGAGCTTATATCGGCAAAAGGAGCCATGGGTGTTACCGAATTCGCGCTCCTTTATTTTCCGGAATCTCCCCCTGAGACTGCCTATAAAAGGATGTGGGTATGGATACGGACTTCGCGTGGTCTGAAAGAAAAACTTTTGGCTGCGGGATGGGTGAAATTCCAGAAACTTTATACGCCGAAGCAGGTCGCCTGCCTGGTTGAGCACTTGGGGGAACCTTAG
- a CDS encoding DUF4251 domain-containing protein, with amino-acid sequence MRNIRLFFFVGIVLFFGGQSLYSQSKKEREEQKAKEIKEMIENGRFTIEVDRALPMGGRTVHLTTPYSLEMRGDSAISYLPYFGRAYSLPYGGGDGMRFEESITDYQSTFDKKGTARIKFVARTKEDTFRFDVQVFSNGSAIISVTPTNRQNITYQGELAPKKED; translated from the coding sequence ATGAGAAACATTAGGTTATTCTTTTTTGTAGGGATTGTTCTTTTTTTCGGGGGACAATCCCTTTATTCTCAAAGTAAGAAGGAAAGGGAAGAACAGAAAGCAAAAGAAATAAAGGAAATGATAGAAAACGGCCGGTTTACGATCGAGGTAGATCGGGCGTTACCAATGGGAGGACGTACGGTTCATCTGACGACTCCTTATTCTCTTGAAATGCGCGGTGATTCGGCGATTTCTTATCTGCCTTATTTCGGTAGGGCATATTCTTTACCGTATGGTGGAGGTGACGGGATGCGTTTTGAAGAATCAATTACCGATTATCAATCAACCTTCGATAAGAAGGGGACCGCTCGAATTAAATTCGTAGCCCGTACCAAAGAAGATACTTTCCGTTTCGATGTGCAAGTATTTTCAAATGGTTCCGCGATCATAAGCGTAACGCCGACTAATAG
- a CDS encoding calcium-translocating P-type ATPase, PMCA-type has protein sequence MEKKHQYQGLTKQEVEESRRLHGENILTPPEKASLWSQFLEKFNDPIIKILLVAWFLSMIIAGVHCWGPEAKGFTAFLEPIGIFFAIMLASCVGFFFEVKANRAFNVLNTVNDDIFVKVIREGNICQIPRKEVVVGDIVVLETGEEVPADGHLLEAISLQINESTLTGEPIISKTTNEADFDEEATYPSNVVMRGTTVVDGHGVMAVEKVGDETGYGKVYEGSQIENNIDTPLQMQLAGLAKVISKAGYAIAAITFIALLTKVLLSSSGMPVMDLISHILNIFMVAVTLIVVSVPEGLPMSVTLSLALSMNRMLKTNNLVRKMHACETMGATTVICTDKTGTLTQNQMQVYQTNFYNLKDQKLVDDELSVLIKEGISVNSTAFLDFSEEKIKTLGNPTEAALLLWLNSQHQNYLEIRENDRILDQLTFSTERKYMATVVQSSLLGKRVLYVKGAPEIVLANSNRVAIDGTYKPVEECKAGIEKQLLDYQNQAMRTLGFAYQILEDGQDATFFVNGRLHKTDLTYLGIVAISDPVRADVPAAVQSCLDAGIDIKIVTGDTPGTAKEIGRQIGTWKTGDTERNIITGPGFEALTDEEALDRVLDLKIMCRARPTDKQRLVQLLQQKGAVVAVTGDGTNDAPALKAAQVGLSMGDGTSVAKEASDITIIDNSFSSITRAVMWGRSLYRNIQKFLLFQLTINVAACLIVLLGSLLGTESPLTITQMLWVNLIMDTFAAGALASLPPNERVMKDKPRRSGKDGDFIITRPMAYNIFGVGLAFVIVLMGLLLHFHAQDGLTPHDLSWFFSFFVMLQFWNMFNAKAFMEDRSAFANLKESKSFLTVALLIIAGQYLIVTFGGEMFSVVPLSWKDWGTIIGSTSLVLWIGEIGRLIERWRK, from the coding sequence ATGGAGAAAAAACATCAGTATCAAGGATTAACCAAACAAGAAGTAGAAGAAAGCAGGCGCCTTCACGGCGAAAATATCCTCACTCCTCCAGAGAAAGCCTCTCTATGGAGCCAATTTCTTGAAAAATTCAATGACCCGATTATCAAGATCCTATTGGTGGCATGGTTCTTATCCATGATTATCGCCGGCGTACATTGTTGGGGACCAGAGGCTAAAGGTTTCACTGCCTTCCTCGAACCGATCGGCATATTCTTTGCAATCATGTTAGCATCTTGTGTCGGCTTCTTTTTCGAAGTCAAAGCAAACAGGGCATTCAATGTTTTAAACACGGTCAATGATGATATTTTCGTGAAGGTGATCCGTGAAGGGAATATCTGCCAAATTCCGCGAAAAGAGGTTGTCGTCGGCGATATAGTCGTACTTGAAACGGGAGAAGAGGTCCCTGCCGACGGACATTTATTGGAAGCGATCTCCCTCCAGATTAACGAATCGACACTGACCGGCGAACCGATCATCAGCAAGACGACAAATGAAGCCGACTTCGACGAAGAAGCGACCTACCCGTCCAATGTTGTCATGCGCGGAACGACCGTCGTTGACGGACACGGTGTAATGGCAGTGGAGAAAGTCGGCGATGAAACCGGATACGGGAAAGTGTATGAAGGCTCGCAGATAGAAAATAATATCGACACACCGTTGCAGATGCAGCTGGCAGGGTTGGCAAAGGTGATCAGTAAAGCCGGCTATGCGATTGCTGCCATCACTTTCATTGCGCTGCTGACAAAAGTCTTGCTGTCCTCATCCGGGATGCCGGTCATGGACTTGATCTCGCACATCCTGAATATCTTTATGGTAGCCGTCACGTTAATCGTCGTTTCCGTACCGGAAGGCTTGCCGATGAGCGTGACACTCAGCCTTGCACTCAGCATGAACCGCATGCTGAAAACAAACAATCTAGTCCGTAAAATGCATGCCTGCGAAACAATGGGGGCTACCACGGTTATCTGTACCGATAAGACCGGGACACTTACGCAAAACCAGATGCAGGTATATCAAACGAACTTTTACAACCTGAAAGACCAGAAATTGGTAGACGATGAACTGAGCGTGCTAATCAAAGAAGGAATATCGGTCAATTCGACTGCCTTCCTCGATTTCTCCGAAGAAAAGATAAAAACATTGGGGAACCCGACGGAAGCAGCCTTGCTGCTATGGTTGAACAGCCAACATCAGAATTATCTGGAAATAAGAGAAAATGATCGGATACTGGACCAACTGACATTCTCCACCGAACGGAAATATATGGCAACAGTCGTACAATCATCCTTATTGGGCAAACGCGTGCTGTATGTCAAAGGTGCCCCGGAAATCGTACTGGCGAACAGCAATCGGGTGGCTATCGACGGGACCTACAAACCGGTAGAAGAATGCAAAGCCGGTATCGAAAAGCAACTGCTGGACTATCAGAACCAAGCTATGCGTACGTTGGGATTCGCCTATCAGATACTGGAAGACGGGCAGGATGCCACATTTTTCGTGAACGGACGACTGCACAAGACGGACCTTACTTATTTAGGTATCGTCGCTATTTCCGACCCTGTCCGTGCTGATGTTCCGGCTGCTGTCCAAAGTTGCCTTGATGCCGGCATCGACATCAAGATCGTGACCGGCGACACTCCGGGAACGGCTAAAGAGATCGGACGGCAGATCGGAACCTGGAAGACCGGAGACACCGAACGCAACATCATCACCGGCCCAGGCTTCGAAGCCTTGACTGACGAAGAAGCGCTGGATCGCGTGCTCGACTTGAAGATCATGTGCCGCGCCCGACCGACTGACAAACAACGCCTGGTACAATTGTTGCAACAAAAAGGAGCCGTAGTGGCCGTCACAGGTGACGGTACCAACGACGCCCCGGCCCTGAAAGCCGCACAGGTCGGACTATCTATGGGAGACGGAACCTCCGTGGCAAAAGAGGCAAGCGACATCACGATCATAGACAACTCGTTCAGTAGCATTACCCGTGCGGTGATGTGGGGACGTTCCCTGTACCGGAACATCCAGAAATTCCTGTTGTTCCAGTTGACAATCAATGTGGCGGCCTGTCTGATCGTCTTATTGGGCTCCCTGTTAGGAACCGAATCTCCGCTCACGATCACCCAGATGCTTTGGGTAAACCTGATTATGGATACATTTGCCGCCGGTGCACTGGCTTCGCTGCCGCCTAACGAACGGGTGATGAAAGACAAACCCCGCCGAAGCGGTAAGGACGGCGACTTTATCATTACCCGCCCGATGGCTTACAATATTTTCGGTGTCGGTCTCGCATTCGTAATCGTTTTGATGGGATTGTTGCTCCACTTCCATGCACAGGATGGACTGACGCCGCACGACCTATCCTGGTTCTTCAGTTTCTTCGTGATGCTTCAATTCTGGAATATGTTCAATGCAAAAGCGTTTATGGAAGACCGCTCGGCATTCGCCAACCTCAAAGAGAGCAAGAGTTTCCTGACGGTGGCCCTGCTTATCATCGCCGGGCAATATCTGATCGTCACGTTCGGCGGCGAAATGTTCAGTGTCGTCCCGTTATCTTGGAAAGACTGGGGAACCATTATCGGCTCGACTTCTCTGGTTCTCTGGATCGGAGAGATAGGCCGGTTAATCGAAAGATGGAGAAAATAA